Proteins encoded together in one Tissierellales bacterium window:
- a CDS encoding CobD/CbiB family cobalamin biosynthesis protein, which translates to TISENTADGVIAPIIYIMVLGAPGGFLYKMVNTMDSMVAYKNEKYKDLGYFPAIVDDIFNYIPARITGILMCLSSIFKYDVKNGFKIMWRDRKNHESPNASYPEGAISGLLNIQLGGDNYYFGKLVKKPTIGDRIRSIEKEDIKRAIDIMYRTEMLLILIYLILKNIK; encoded by the coding sequence AAACTATATCTGAAAACACAGCTGATGGAGTTATAGCACCTATTATATATATTATGGTCCTAGGGGCGCCTGGGGGTTTCTTATATAAAATGGTTAATACTATGGATTCTATGGTAGCTTATAAAAATGAAAAATATAAAGACTTAGGATATTTTCCAGCAATAGTTGACGATATATTTAATTATATTCCAGCAAGAATTACAGGAATATTAATGTGTTTGTCTTCTATATTTAAATATGATGTAAAAAATGGTTTTAAAATAATGTGGAGAGATAGGAAGAATCATGAAAGTCCAAATGCATCCTATCCAGAGGGAGCAATATCAGGATTATTAAATATTCAACTAGGAGGAGATAATTATTATTTTGGAAAGCTAGTTAAAAAACCTACTATAGGAGATAGAATAAGATCTATTGAAAAGGAAGATATTAAAAGGGCTATAGATATAATGTATAGAACGGAAATGCTTTTAATATTAATTTACTTAATTTTAAAAAACATCAAATAA